The genomic region GGATACCAAGCGCGGTTGAGCCTTCACTGATCTCCACAGTACCTCCGAGAAAGAGTGCCAGTATTAAAAGGAACAGGAAAATGTTTTGTTTTTGCATGTATTTTCTCCTGGTGATTAATATATATCTGTGGAAGTATTAATATAAATAGTAAATCGTAAAGCTTTTAGTTCGTTAAGATGTAGTGAATATCACTTTTAATGGTGTATATTTATATTAAAAATCAAAATGGTTCGATAACTATGGGTTGTATCCATGAAAGCTGTGGTGGTGTTGATAAGGTATGGCTTCCTTATAAGATACATAATGAACTGAAAGGATTGAAACCGCATCCTTTTTGCATTCATTGCGGGGCGATTAAGAATATATCGCAGGAAAGACTGAGGACTGTTGGCTTTTACATGAATGTGCTGGCACGGATAGACACTCAAATCAGCAAGATCACCAAAGTCCAGATGCGTCTTATTGCACAGGAACTTGAAAACAGTGATGACTTTCATGATACGTATGCAATGACCCGGGATGCACAGGATTCCATGTTTATTGATGTTGTTACAAAGTATTGTGATGTACTGAAGGTTCATATATGCTCAATGCTTAGAAGTTGAGAGGTATATCTCAAAAAGATGATGTTACTGCCGATATCTGAATTGAATGGATGATAAGAGGAGTGGCAGATAGAGCGGAAGCTTTTTAGATGCAAATTGTCACCGGTTAAGAGTAGTATTATCGTTGAATACTTATTGTACGGATGACACGTATACGCACGAATGAATAAAATCAGTGAAAATCCTTCCGAACCATGTCATAGATGTTCGAATTTAGCCAAATATTTTAACGATAATAAGAGGATTTCAATGAACCAATGGTCTTTAATAATCATAGTATCAATTTTCCTGTTTCTAATATTTGCCGTTGTTTCATCTGGCTGCTTAAAAAAAAGAACAAACTGAACCGGTCTATACCAATGAAACTCTTGGTGGAGCATTGCTTGCTCCGACTTCTTCAGGGAATTCAGTAGAACTCTGTCTGAACAGCAGGGTATCTTACCATGACGGGTATAAAGGACAGGCCTCTGAAAAATGGTTGAGCAATGTTATCTGGGCTGCCGGACAGGCTCCGATAACAGGAGACCACCGGGATATTTACATCACAACCCCGTACGGCAAGTATCTTTATGAACCGGACACCCATGCTCTTTCCAACAGGACATCAGGACGAAGTGGTGATTCGGCTTTTATTTTAGATTATGACCGCGAACTTGATTTTGATGCCGGTGTTTCCTCTATGTTTGCGCTGCTCGAGTCTGTGTCCCTATGGGACGGGACAGGGTCACAACTTGCGAGCTGTCCGAAACAGGAAAGCCTGTATTTCGGGATAAGGGATGTGGAAGCACTGACGGAGGAGGTGGTTGTGACCTCATCCGACGGCTCGCTGCCAGATCCTGAAACGAATGGGGATGATTCCCTTGAAGATGTTATTGCCAACTTGAAGTATACTGATAATTTTACTGGTGAAGATATATCGCTGGAAGACCTCTCACAATTACTATGGGCCGGATACGGCGGCACGCCCCACACGACCTATAACGGGCGCGGTGGTTTAACAGTACCCTCGTGGTGTGCTGAATATTTTCTGACCGAGAATATTTATGTGGTGAAACAGGACGGTGTGTTCAGGTATCACAACCGGAACCCTGGCAGTGATCTGACCACAAGGGACCACATGCTTGAGTTGATAAAGGAGGGCGATGTGAGGGAGGAGCTGCGATCGGCAATAAGGGAACTGCCTGATGCGCCGTGTTATGTTGTGCTCTGTCTGGATGCTGAGGATAGGAGTAAGTGGTATGCACATCTTGAGACGGGATTTGTTGGGGGGAATATGTTGCTGCAGGGGTCGGCGATGGGTGTGGGAAGCTGGTTCACGACGGAGTTGAGTGAGGATGCGCAACTGGGGATACAGGAAGTGGTCGAGGTGAAGGTCGATGATGTGCCGGCTGTGGTGATGTCTGTGGGGTATGTTTGAATGTGAGATAATATAAATAATTAAAAAATTATACCTCCATAGGTGAAATATAATGCAAATCGAAGAGAAATTGCTTAATGATCTGTTAATTCCCCGTAAAATCCTTGAAAGTATTGGAATTTCAGGAAGGGCGCAGATAATAATGAAGACCGGAGAATTAACAATAATACCATATCAAAGAAAATCGGTAATAAGGGAATTGAAAGGACTTGGAAAAAGTATTCAGCCAGAAAAAAGTTCAGTAGAACTTATTAGGGAGCTTAGAGCAGAATGGGAGATATCGGAATAATTGGACTGGATACGAACATATCCATGAATGTTCTGAGAGAAGAAAGTGGAACTGACTCATCAACGATTCTCTTAGAACAAATTGAATCCGGCAGAATGCCTGGTGTTGCCAGTGTTCTTATTTTGGCTGAGATAGCTACATTATTTTACAGAAATGGAGATTTTGAGGGCGGGAAAGTGCCTGTCGGAAATTATATCTGGCAATAAAACGAAAATTGGATAATGATTGTTAATGATTGTAT from ANME-2 cluster archaeon harbors:
- a CDS encoding nitroreductase family protein; this translates as MLAPTSSGNSVELCLNSRVSYHDGYKGQASEKWLSNVIWAAGQAPITGDHRDIYITTPYGKYLYEPDTHALSNRTSGRSGDSAFILDYDRELDFDAGVSSMFALLESVSLWDGTGSQLASCPKQESLYFGIRDVEALTEEVVVTSSDGSLPDPETNGDDSLEDVIANLKYTDNFTGEDISLEDLSQLLWAGYGGTPHTTYNGRGGLTVPSWCAEYFLTENIYVVKQDGVFRYHNRNPGSDLTTRDHMLELIKEGDVREELRSAIRELPDAPCYVVLCLDAEDRSKWYAHLETGFVGGNMLLQGSAMGVGSWFTTELSEDAQLGIQEVVEVKVDDVPAVVMSVGYV